A region of Staphylococcus sp. IVB6181 DNA encodes the following proteins:
- a CDS encoding tyrosine-protein phosphatase, with protein MIDIHDHIIFDIDDGPKTMEESIEMARYAASIGIDKIITTPHFKTKVFESDKDEILYKVKQLNEKFKELGIDIELKGGQEIHLDPYFMTHFNNNKLLTLGQSHRYILLELPFDSYPYYIDELIDFVIERGYSPIIAHPERNAVIREELHRLDELAAKGCLLQMNAASILGDYGESTKNTAQYMIAHKKFHIIGSDAHNNNKRIFCIDQCYNRIENHEFKTYVMNNSERIWQNREIDANRYFK; from the coding sequence ATGATTGATATACATGATCATATTATTTTTGACATTGATGATGGTCCGAAAACAATGGAAGAATCAATAGAAATGGCTCGTTATGCTGCCTCGATTGGAATTGATAAAATCATAACAACTCCGCATTTTAAAACGAAAGTTTTCGAGTCAGATAAAGATGAAATTTTGTATAAGGTTAAGCAATTAAATGAAAAATTTAAAGAATTAGGTATAGATATTGAACTTAAAGGTGGGCAAGAAATTCACTTAGACCCTTATTTTATGACACACTTTAATAATAATAAGTTGCTGACTCTAGGTCAAAGTCATCGCTATATTTTATTAGAATTGCCCTTTGATAGTTATCCATACTATATTGATGAATTAATTGATTTTGTTATTGAAAGAGGGTATTCACCAATCATTGCGCATCCAGAACGCAATGCAGTAATTCGTGAAGAACTTCACCGTTTAGATGAACTAGCAGCGAAAGGCTGTTTACTTCAAATGAATGCGGCTTCGATACTTGGTGATTATGGTGAATCAACAAAAAATACAGCTCAATATATGATTGCACATAAAAAATTTCATATTATTGGTAGTGATGCACATAATAACAACAAGCGAATCTTTTGTATTGATCAATGTTATAACCGGATAGAAAACCATGAATTCAAAACATATGTAATGAACAACTCAGAAAGGATATGGCAAAACAGAGAGATAGATGCTAATAGGTATTTTAAATAA